The window TTCATTTGAAACGCAATTGGCCTGCTAAATTATTATCCTTGTTAGCAGCTATCGTCATGTGGTTCTTTATTATGCGCGATCAGAACCCTGTGATGGAAGTAACCTACACAATACCTGTACAGGTTCAAAATCTCAATTCTGGCTATATCATAGAAGATGCACCAGATGTGGTCCGTGTTGTTCTGGCTGGTCCACGTGATACCATTATGTCTATGAAATCAGATAATTTACGGGCTTATATTGATGCATCTGGTGTAAAACCAGGTCAAAATAATGTAACTATTAATTTTACGCCTCCAGCAGGGATGAATCTTGTGGAGGTTAAACCAGATAACATCATCATCAATGTTGATGAATATGCAGAGAAAACCATTCCTGTTGAAATAGTTCCAATCGGCAAGTTCTCTGATGATATTGCTTTGAAATCGGTAACGATTGTGCCGAAAGAGGTAACTGTTTCTGGTCGTAAGCAACAAGTTAATGCAGTGAGCAAGGTTGTGATGAAAGTCAATGTGGCTGGTCAAACGAAGAATTTTAGCGCTGTTAGTACTTTAGAAGCTTGGGATACGGCAGGTAATGTACTGGATGTACATATTAATCCAAACCAAGGCCAAGCACAATACGAACTCAACTTATTACGTAAAGAAAAGGCGGTTCCTATTACTGTTCCGACTGTTGGTACAGTAGCAGAAGGTTATGAAGTTAAATCCACGTCTGCTACACCAACGCAACTAACAGTTACAGGTCGTGAAGAAATGATTGATTCCGTTACAGAAATACAAACGGAACCTATCGATGTATCGGGTGCTACTGAAACTGTACAGGGTAACTATAATTTAGTATTACCGAATGGAGTTAATAGCAATACCACAACGGTACGGGTGAAAGTAGAAATACAAAAGAAGGTACTTAATGGATGATAAGTTTTTTGTGAGGCTTTGAAATCTTGCGACAAAGACCCTAATAGAGTGAATATTTCTCTATTAGGGCCTTTTTATGATTTATATATTAGCTTTTATAGTAGTGTTGTATAATAAAGATGTATGACTACTTTCTTACTGGTCAAGTGGTAAAGAATTTTGGTCAAAGATTAAAGAAGTAGGC of the Veillonella parvula genome contains:
- a CDS encoding YbbR-like domain-containing protein; amino-acid sequence: MMIHLKRNWPAKLLSLLAAIVMWFFIMRDQNPVMEVTYTIPVQVQNLNSGYIIEDAPDVVRVVLAGPRDTIMSMKSDNLRAYIDASGVKPGQNNVTINFTPPAGMNLVEVKPDNIIINVDEYAEKTIPVEIVPIGKFSDDIALKSVTIVPKEVTVSGRKQQVNAVSKVVMKVNVAGQTKNFSAVSTLEAWDTAGNVLDVHINPNQGQAQYELNLLRKEKAVPITVPTVGTVAEGYEVKSTSATPTQLTVTGREEMIDSVTEIQTEPIDVSGATETVQGNYNLVLPNGVNSNTTTVRVKVEIQKKVLNG